A single region of the Biomaibacter acetigenes genome encodes:
- the guaB gene encoding IMP dehydrogenase → MDKFQKEGLSFDDVLVLPAKSEVLPKDVDISTRLTNKIRLNIPIISAGMDTVTEARLAIALAREGGIGIIHKNMSIEKQAMEVDKVKRSEHGVIVDPFYLSPENRIGEALELMERYRISGVPITEKGKLVGIITNRDLRFEDDMNRKIKDVMTKENLVTAPEGTTLDEAKEILKRHKIEKLPIVDENFHLKGLITIKDIEKAIKYPNSAKDESGRLLVGAAVGVSRDMEDRLKALVDARVDVVVVDTAHGHSRGVLEAVYRIKERYPDLQVIAGNVASADATRDLIKAGADAVKVGMGPGSICTTRVVAGIGVPQVTAIYDCAEEARIYNIPIIADGGIKYSGDIVKAIAAGADSVMIGSLFAGTEESPGDIEIYKGRSFKVYRGMGSMGAMEEGSRDRYFQEDVKKLVPEGVEGRVPYKGPLSETVFQLVGGLRAGMGYCGARNIEELKKARFVRITSSGLRESHPHDIYITKEAPNYTQL, encoded by the coding sequence TTGGATAAATTTCAAAAGGAGGGTTTAAGCTTCGATGACGTGCTGGTCCTTCCGGCCAAATCCGAAGTGCTTCCTAAAGATGTGGATATAAGCACCAGGCTTACCAATAAGATACGCCTGAACATTCCTATCATCAGCGCCGGCATGGATACCGTCACCGAAGCAAGACTTGCAATAGCTCTGGCCCGGGAGGGCGGCATAGGCATTATCCACAAGAACATGTCCATTGAAAAGCAGGCCATGGAAGTGGACAAGGTAAAAAGGTCCGAGCACGGCGTCATAGTAGACCCATTTTACCTTTCACCGGAAAACCGCATCGGTGAGGCTCTGGAACTCATGGAACGCTACAGGATTTCCGGAGTGCCCATTACTGAAAAAGGGAAGCTGGTAGGAATCATCACCAACCGGGACCTTCGGTTTGAAGATGACATGAACAGGAAAATTAAGGATGTCATGACAAAGGAGAACCTGGTGACCGCACCGGAAGGGACCACTCTTGATGAAGCAAAAGAGATTTTAAAGAGACATAAAATAGAAAAACTGCCCATAGTGGATGAAAATTTTCATCTCAAGGGCTTGATTACCATCAAGGACATAGAGAAAGCCATAAAGTATCCCAATTCCGCCAAGGATGAGAGCGGCAGACTGCTGGTAGGTGCGGCGGTGGGAGTCAGCAGGGATATGGAAGACCGCCTTAAGGCACTGGTGGATGCCAGGGTGGATGTGGTGGTGGTAGATACTGCCCACGGCCACTCCAGGGGAGTGCTGGAAGCGGTTTACCGCATAAAAGAGCGGTATCCCGATCTTCAGGTCATAGCGGGAAATGTGGCCTCGGCCGATGCTACCAGAGACCTGATAAAAGCTGGAGCCGATGCCGTTAAGGTGGGCATGGGGCCGGGGTCCATATGCACCACCAGGGTGGTGGCGGGCATCGGAGTGCCCCAGGTTACAGCCATCTACGATTGCGCCGAGGAAGCCAGGATTTACAATATTCCCATCATTGCCGACGGCGGTATAAAGTACTCCGGAGACATAGTAAAGGCTATCGCCGCCGGAGCGGATTCGGTCATGATCGGCAGCCTTTTTGCAGGCACCGAGGAGAGCCCGGGAGACATAGAGATATATAAAGGCCGCAGCTTCAAGGTATACCGCGGCATGGGTTCCATGGGTGCCATGGAAGAAGGCAGTCGCGACCGCTATTTCCAGGAGGATGTTAAAAAGCTGGTGCCCGAAGGCGTGGAAGGCCGCGTGCCCTACAAAGGGCCCCTTTCGGAGACGGTTTTTCAACTGGTGGGCGGCCTAAGAGCGGGCATGGGCTACTGCG
- a CDS encoding TMEM165/GDT1 family protein, with amino-acid sequence MSFMKLFFMAFGMLFLAEMGDKTQLAVFTLVTQYNKPLPIFLGASLALVMVTLIGALFGNLVARYVPTAHLKLIAGILFVGIGIFVLLEAVPDVLRQLGRG; translated from the coding sequence ATGAGTTTTATGAAGTTGTTTTTCATGGCTTTCGGAATGCTTTTTCTGGCTGAAATGGGGGATAAGACCCAGCTGGCGGTATTTACACTAGTAACACAGTATAATAAGCCCCTCCCCATTTTCCTGGGAGCATCACTGGCATTAGTAATGGTCACCCTCATCGGGGCTCTCTTTGGAAACCTGGTGGCAAGATATGTTCCAACCGCTCACCTCAAGCTTATAGCGGGCATATTGTTTGTGGGCATAGGAATTTTCGTACTCCTGGAGGCGGTACCGGACGTCTTGCGGCAGCTGGGCCGGGGATAG
- a CDS encoding ABC transporter permease — MDILQTIKIAFRSILDNKLRSFLTMLGIIIGVTSVIALVSIGQGTTSKVTEQIQSMGSNLLTVNIMGRGTNTTLSYEQAMEFSSSPYISGVAPIISDNVTVKHGNKNSQVQLQGTNADLLTVRNYGVSSGRFFVPTDVTTRQKVAVLGSEIAGDLFGFVDPIGQEIKIKGYNFKVIGVLKSSSSMMGSTDEQVFIPITVAERILQIRGVRTIYIQAASKDAVSPAMAEISSKLGKIYRVSSEDENYAYRIFDQSAMLDTINETSKTLTMMLGGIAAISLLVGGIGIMNIMLVSVTERTREIGIRKALGARKRDVLNQFLIESLVLSSTGGIIGVAAGYFLSWGLEKLMNISVKPTYSVSLIAFSFSLLVGVFFGIYPANKASNLKPIDALRYE; from the coding sequence ATGGATATACTCCAGACTATAAAAATTGCCTTCAGAAGCATACTGGACAACAAGCTGCGCTCTTTTTTGACCATGCTGGGCATTATCATCGGGGTGACATCGGTCATAGCCCTGGTTTCCATCGGTCAGGGGACAACTTCCAAGGTGACCGAACAGATCCAGAGCATGGGGTCCAACCTGCTTACGGTAAACATAATGGGAAGAGGGACGAATACAACGCTCAGCTACGAACAGGCCATGGAATTTTCCAGCAGCCCTTACATCAGCGGGGTGGCGCCGATTATCTCCGACAATGTTACGGTAAAACACGGCAATAAAAATAGTCAGGTGCAGCTTCAGGGAACCAATGCGGATTTATTGACTGTCAGAAACTATGGCGTATCAAGCGGCAGATTTTTTGTTCCCACGGATGTGACCACGCGCCAGAAAGTTGCTGTCCTGGGGTCAGAGATAGCCGGCGACCTGTTTGGATTTGTAGATCCCATAGGTCAGGAAATAAAGATCAAAGGATACAATTTCAAGGTTATCGGCGTGTTAAAGTCAAGCAGTTCAATGATGGGTTCCACCGACGAGCAGGTTTTTATCCCCATTACAGTGGCTGAAAGGATTTTGCAAATCCGAGGCGTGAGAACTATATACATACAGGCCGCAAGTAAAGATGCGGTCTCTCCGGCGATGGCCGAGATTTCTTCAAAGCTCGGCAAAATATACAGGGTCAGTTCCGAAGATGAAAATTATGCTTACAGGATATTTGATCAAAGTGCGATGCTGGATACAATAAATGAGACCTCCAAAACATTGACCATGATGCTCGGGGGAATTGCCGCCATTTCCCTACTGGTGGGCGGCATAGGAATCATGAACATCATGCTGGTATCCGTGACCGAACGCACCCGGGAAATAGGCATAAGGAAGGCGCTGGGAGCCAGAAAGAGAGATGTTCTCAATCAATTTCTTATCGAGTCTCTGGTCTTGAGCAGCACCGGCGGAATCATAGGAGTCGCCGCGGGGTATTTTTTGAGCTGGGGCCTGGAAAAGCTTATGAACATAAGCGTCAAACCCACTTATTCGGTTTCTTTGATAGCCTTCAGCTTTTCTCTCCTGGTGGGAGTATTCTTCGGCATTTATCCCGCAAACAAGGCGAGCAATTTAAAACCTATCGACGCGCTGCGTTACGAATAG
- a CDS encoding ABC transporter ATP-binding protein: MVIGLEGVFKIYKMGDTAVHALDDVTLTIDEGEFVAIVGPSGSGKSTLMNILGCLDTPTKGKYEFEGKDVSKLNDNELAAIRNLRIGFVFQNFNLLPKLTALENVELPLMYAGKNTAYRRNRAKEVLNAVGLGERLHHKPSELSGGQQQRVAIARALSADPPIILADEPTGNLDTRSGREIMEILKALNQNGKTIILITHDINIANQANRKVHIQDGKIVKDEKVGN; encoded by the coding sequence ATGGTAATAGGTTTGGAAGGTGTTTTTAAGATATATAAAATGGGAGATACGGCTGTACATGCGCTTGACGATGTTACATTGACAATAGACGAAGGCGAATTTGTGGCCATTGTCGGTCCTTCCGGCTCGGGCAAATCCACGCTCATGAATATTCTCGGGTGCCTTGATACACCCACTAAAGGCAAATATGAGTTTGAAGGGAAGGATGTTTCCAAATTAAACGACAATGAGCTGGCAGCCATCAGGAACCTTCGTATAGGTTTCGTGTTCCAGAATTTCAATCTGCTTCCCAAACTGACCGCCCTGGAGAATGTTGAACTACCCCTTATGTATGCGGGAAAAAACACTGCATATCGAAGAAACCGGGCAAAAGAAGTGCTAAACGCTGTAGGATTGGGCGAAAGACTGCATCATAAACCCAGCGAACTTTCCGGAGGCCAGCAGCAAAGGGTTGCCATAGCCCGGGCTCTGTCGGCGGATCCGCCGATTATCCTGGCCGATGAACCGACAGGGAATCTTGATACCAGATCAGGCCGCGAAATCATGGAAATACTGAAGGCATTGAACCAAAATGGAAAAACCATAATACTGATAACGCACGATATAAATATTGCCAATCAGGCCAACAGAAAAGTGCACATACAGGATGGAAAGATAGTAAAAGATGAAAAGGTGGGTAATTAA
- a CDS encoding efflux RND transporter periplasmic adaptor subunit: protein MQKKVFKAALVFIIIVAVIFAGYKWWSGNNSSNKTLAQTSSIARVIRGDLEVVLKGSGTLEPKDQDTINLKVEGTVKKVYFQEGSTVKKGDLLYELEDPQLDISLQKAQLAIAQAKINLDEALKQKGKSVIYAPEDGVVKSLNVKQGDSVNQNTVLATTLNQNKTKVRAPFNSAQLKNIRPGQKAEVLFLDSLYSVEGKVTKVDGVATPTVTGARYYYVTVEMDGNYYVEGENRLTQVYIITGDGKEQGLEQVPVEPLDTVEIKPEISSKVKEVYIDEGDTVKKGQKLFSLDEEDIDSNIEKQQLALQQAELDLQSRLKDKGNLLVYAPIDGTIIEQNVREGDLIKLSTGSSSSSEPAAVIVDYSKMQVVLSIDELDINKVELGMPVKITSDAVPGEVFEGKVENIADEGKSQNNVATFDVTVTMDKTPKLKAGMTVDAELTVAKKQNVLMLPIAAIQQQNGKSYVIPVRSENSGAQGNTGKNNKNGNSGNYSNNGNNNNNNNNGSRRFSMNMIEVKTGINNDEYIEIVSGLNEGDMVLMPASSSSGSSIRRNGFMGPIPMGGEPRR, encoded by the coding sequence TTGCAGAAAAAAGTATTTAAAGCCGCACTCGTTTTTATTATAATCGTTGCGGTGATTTTTGCGGGTTACAAATGGTGGAGCGGAAATAATTCTTCAAACAAGACTCTTGCACAAACTTCGTCGATAGCCAGGGTGATCAGGGGAGACCTGGAAGTTGTGCTCAAGGGAAGCGGCACACTTGAGCCTAAGGATCAGGACACAATCAACTTAAAAGTGGAAGGTACCGTGAAAAAAGTGTATTTTCAAGAGGGAAGCACCGTTAAAAAGGGAGATTTGCTTTATGAACTCGAGGACCCTCAGCTGGATATAAGTCTGCAAAAAGCCCAGCTTGCGATAGCCCAGGCGAAAATTAATCTGGACGAGGCTTTAAAACAAAAAGGGAAAAGCGTGATTTACGCTCCTGAAGACGGTGTTGTAAAATCCCTAAATGTGAAACAGGGAGATTCCGTAAACCAGAACACCGTGCTGGCCACCACTTTAAACCAGAATAAAACCAAAGTCCGGGCGCCCTTTAATTCCGCCCAGCTGAAAAACATTAGGCCTGGACAAAAAGCGGAAGTCCTGTTTTTGGATTCCCTTTATTCCGTAGAAGGAAAGGTGACCAAGGTAGACGGCGTTGCAACACCTACGGTTACCGGAGCAAGGTACTACTATGTAACGGTGGAGATGGATGGAAACTACTATGTTGAAGGAGAAAACAGGCTGACTCAAGTCTACATAATTACCGGTGACGGAAAAGAGCAGGGATTGGAGCAGGTCCCCGTTGAACCCCTTGACACGGTGGAAATCAAGCCCGAAATATCTTCAAAGGTTAAAGAAGTGTATATTGATGAAGGAGATACGGTTAAAAAAGGTCAGAAACTTTTTTCTCTGGATGAGGAAGATATAGACTCCAATATCGAGAAGCAGCAATTGGCATTGCAGCAGGCAGAGCTTGATCTGCAATCCAGATTGAAAGACAAGGGAAATCTTTTGGTTTATGCTCCAATTGACGGAACTATAATAGAACAGAACGTCAGGGAGGGCGACCTTATAAAACTGTCGACCGGCAGCAGCTCCTCCAGCGAGCCTGCGGCCGTTATCGTCGATTATTCTAAAATGCAGGTTGTTCTGTCTATCGATGAACTTGATATAAATAAAGTTGAATTGGGCATGCCCGTCAAGATTACTTCAGATGCGGTGCCGGGAGAAGTTTTTGAAGGAAAAGTGGAAAATATTGCCGATGAGGGAAAAAGTCAGAACAATGTTGCTACTTTTGATGTAACTGTAACGATGGATAAGACTCCAAAGCTTAAGGCAGGGATGACGGTGGACGCGGAACTTACCGTGGCCAAAAAGCAAAATGTATTGATGCTGCCCATTGCGGCCATACAGCAGCAAAACGGCAAAAGTTATGTCATCCCCGTAAGAAGTGAAAATTCAGGCGCCCAGGGCAACACAGGCAAAAATAATAAGAACGGCAATAGTGGTAATTACAGCAATAACGGCAATAATAACAACAACAATAACAACGGCAGCAGGCGTTTTTCAATGAATATGATCGAAGTTAAGACCGGCATCAACAATGACGAATATATCGAAATTGTGAGCGGGTTGAATGAGGGAGATATGGTGCTTATGCCTGCAAGTTCCAGTTCCGGCAGTTCCATCAGGCGGAACGGTTTTATGGGTCCAATCCCGATGGGGGGAGAGCCGAGGAGGTAA
- a CDS encoding DUF4351 domain-containing protein, producing MGLSWESTNLAKVFKEIGREEGKAEGKAEGKAETLVKLIRKKFNLIPKHYEDKIMILDEKKLDNIIDNIFTIQDIKDIDKYL from the coding sequence ATGGGATTATCATGGGAAAGTACCAATCTGGCCAAAGTTTTTAAGGAAATTGGCAGAGAAGAAGGTAAAGCAGAAGGCAAAGCAGAAGGTAAAGCGGAAACATTGGTAAAGTTAATACGAAAAAAATTCAATTTAATCCCCAAACACTATGAAGACAAGATAATGATTCTTGATGAAAAGAAACTTGATAATATAATCGATAACATTTTTACAATACAGGATATAAAAGATATTGATAAGTATTTATGA
- a CDS encoding DUF4258 domain-containing protein, with protein sequence MDDYPFPSCLILGYSNTDKAIHVVCALGQDYVWMITAYYPDNNEWLEDLKTRRRVIVWDYHGKVPIWPKFLRKLAEKKVKQKAKQKVKRKHW encoded by the coding sequence ATTGATGATTATCCTTTCCCAAGTTGTCTTATATTGGGTTATTCAAATACAGATAAAGCAATTCATGTGGTTTGCGCATTAGGTCAAGATTACGTTTGGATGATAACCGCTTACTATCCAGATAATAATGAATGGTTGGAAGATTTAAAAACCAGAAGGAGGGTGATAGTATGGGATTATCATGGGAAAGTACCAATCTGGCCAAAGTTTTTAAGGAAATTGGCAGAGAAGAAGGTAAAGCAGAAGGCAAAGCAGAAGGTAAAGCGGAAACATTGGTAA
- a CDS encoding biotin/lipoyl-binding protein, with protein MYIDEGDTVKKGQKLFSLDKEDIDSNIEKQ; from the coding sequence GTGTATATTGATGAAGGAGATACGGTTAAAAAAGGTCAGAAACTTTTTTCCCTGGATAAGGAAGATATAGACTCCAACATAGAGAAGCAGTAG
- a CDS encoding cupin domain-containing protein, translating to MDIINLEKSTNFSAEKFSPNRLIEKKEVQVVLLAFEPGQGVPEHKTPVDVFFQVVKGTVEITIGEETKEVAAGNIVLSPANIPHAIKNSSGDRAAVLVVKTPNPQSLNQ from the coding sequence ATGGATATTATCAATCTTGAAAAAAGCACAAATTTCTCGGCCGAAAAGTTTTCACCCAACAGGCTTATCGAGAAAAAGGAAGTGCAGGTGGTATTGCTGGCCTTCGAGCCGGGACAGGGAGTGCCTGAGCACAAGACACCGGTGGACGTGTTCTTCCAGGTGGTGAAAGGCACCGTCGAGATCACTATAGGTGAAGAAACAAAAGAAGTTGCCGCCGGCAACATCGTCTTGAGCCCTGCAAACATCCCCCACGCCATTAAAAACAGTTCCGGCGATAGGGCCGCCGTTCTGGTGGTGAAGACTCCTAACCCCCAGAGTTTGAATCAATAA
- a CDS encoding TetR/AcrR family transcriptional regulator: protein MVKIKKELIRKAAIDVIAENGFFNAAVDRIAARAGVAVGTVYNYFEKKEDILDYIFQVEYEKRVSFLEDLKKRDTGPVEKIREIMNMHFSEMKKNPNLARVLLRERGFAEQDKMIHIKKFEELPAQIKDIIQEGVDKGFIRKCNPEILSVIIFGAVEALMTKFILENKNGEISDIFDVALEEMSNLLEKGLVQSPGES from the coding sequence GTGGTTAAAATTAAAAAAGAATTGATCAGAAAAGCTGCCATAGACGTGATTGCGGAAAACGGTTTTTTCAACGCCGCGGTGGACAGGATCGCCGCCAGGGCCGGGGTAGCGGTGGGTACCGTATACAACTATTTTGAGAAAAAAGAAGACATTCTTGACTACATTTTCCAGGTAGAATATGAAAAAAGGGTAAGTTTTCTTGAAGATTTGAAAAAAAGGGACACAGGTCCGGTGGAAAAGATTCGGGAAATCATGAATATGCATTTTTCGGAGATGAAAAAAAATCCGAATCTGGCCAGGGTCCTTCTGAGGGAGCGGGGTTTTGCGGAACAGGATAAAATGATTCACATAAAAAAGTTCGAGGAACTTCCTGCTCAAATTAAAGATATTATACAGGAAGGCGTTGATAAAGGATTTATAAGAAAGTGCAACCCGGAAATTCTTTCGGTGATTATATTCGGTGCTGTGGAAGCTTTGATGACAAAGTTTATTCTTGAAAATAAAAACGGTGAGATATCTGATATCTTTGATGTAGCCCTAGAAGAAATGTCAAATCTATTGGAAAAGGGTTTGGTTCAGAGCCCCGGTGAATCCTGA
- a CDS encoding ABC transporter permease → MKLNARRILAIINKEFIQIRRDPRTVALILLMPIMQLLLFGYAVSNNVDHVSTAVLNLDIGRQSRELLERYSNSQYFDLNYFAKSIDEVRMLVDRGSAKAGIIIPPDYSENISKGRTAQIQLVVDGTDPTTAQVILSSAGSVAQMFSTEIASERIMRMTQGRKMTAVLDLRPRVWYNPDMDSVWFNIPGLIGIILQNITLMLTSFALVRERERGTLEQLIVTPITRMELMVGKIIPYVIIGFVDLILAVGLGTLWFKVPIKGNILLLFGISVMFLLGALGIGLFISTISHTQLQAMQLSMFLIMPNILLSGFMFPRDAMPKFVYIISNFIPLTYFLKVLRGIILKGIGLRYLLTESMILALFGMGLLVLAANKFQKRIG, encoded by the coding sequence ATGAAACTCAATGCCAGAAGAATACTGGCCATTATAAACAAAGAATTCATCCAAATTCGGCGCGACCCAAGGACGGTGGCCTTAATACTTCTAATGCCGATAATGCAGCTTTTGCTTTTCGGCTATGCGGTCTCCAACAATGTAGACCATGTGTCCACAGCGGTATTAAACCTGGATATCGGCAGGCAGAGCAGAGAATTGCTGGAAAGATACTCCAACTCTCAATATTTCGATCTGAACTATTTTGCAAAGAGCATAGATGAAGTGAGAATGCTTGTAGACAGGGGAAGCGCAAAGGCGGGCATAATTATTCCACCTGACTATTCGGAGAACATCAGCAAGGGCAGGACTGCTCAAATACAGCTGGTGGTGGACGGCACGGACCCTACCACGGCCCAGGTGATATTGTCAAGCGCAGGTTCCGTGGCCCAGATGTTTTCAACGGAAATTGCGTCAGAGCGTATCATGCGGATGACGCAGGGTAGAAAGATGACGGCGGTGCTTGACTTGAGACCAAGGGTATGGTATAACCCGGATATGGACAGCGTTTGGTTCAACATACCTGGACTAATAGGGATAATACTCCAGAACATCACGCTTATGCTCACATCGTTTGCTCTGGTAAGGGAAAGGGAAAGGGGCACCCTTGAACAGCTGATTGTCACACCCATCACCAGAATGGAGCTGATGGTAGGCAAGATTATTCCCTATGTTATCATCGGCTTTGTAGACCTCATATTGGCGGTGGGCTTAGGTACCCTTTGGTTTAAAGTCCCAATAAAAGGCAATATCCTGCTGCTTTTTGGTATTTCCGTCATGTTTCTTTTAGGAGCATTGGGAATAGGGCTTTTCATATCCACCATTTCCCATACACAGCTCCAGGCCATGCAGCTTTCGATGTTCCTTATAATGCCAAATATACTTCTATCCGGCTTTATGTTTCCACGGGACGCCATGCCAAAATTTGTATATATAATAAGCAATTTTATTCCTCTCACATACTTTTTGAAAGTACTCAGAGGCATAATACTTAAAGGCATAGGCCTGCGCTATTTGTTAACCGAGTCCATGATTTTGGCACTCTTTGGAATGGGTTTGCTGGTGCTGGCTGCAAATAAATTCCAGAAGCGCATCGGGTAG
- a CDS encoding ABC transporter ATP-binding protein yields MTNAVEIRNLTKKFGDFTAVNNVSFDIREGEIFGFLGPNGSGKTTVIRMLIGLITPTSGSGKVLGYDIVKESEKIRLNVGYMSQKFSLYEELTVEENLDFYAGVYLVPKDVLRQRKKEILEMADLVGREDYITSTLSGGWKQRLALGCAIIHNPRFLFLDEPTGGVDPVARRQFWDLIYRLSEKGVTIMVTTHYMDEAEHCNTIGFIHYGNLLALDTPGNLKRQKMRGHIVEIKCDRLMDSLELLKTVPFVIDAAVYGAGLHTVVEDAGRYLGDIRRLLEGAGINVHSAKHVKPSLEDVFVFLVEEKSRDKVSTEIK; encoded by the coding sequence GTGACTAATGCGGTAGAAATAAGGAATCTCACAAAAAAGTTCGGGGATTTTACGGCGGTCAACAATGTGAGTTTTGACATAAGGGAAGGCGAGATTTTCGGATTTCTGGGCCCTAACGGCTCGGGCAAGACGACGGTAATCAGGATGCTCATCGGTTTGATTACCCCCACTTCGGGTTCGGGTAAGGTGCTGGGCTACGACATTGTGAAAGAATCGGAAAAAATAAGGTTGAACGTAGGCTACATGTCCCAAAAATTCAGCCTCTATGAAGAATTGACGGTGGAAGAAAACCTGGATTTTTACGCCGGCGTATATCTTGTGCCGAAGGATGTCTTGAGACAAAGAAAAAAGGAAATCCTTGAAATGGCGGACCTGGTGGGCAGGGAGGATTACATAACCTCCACATTATCCGGAGGCTGGAAACAGAGGCTGGCCCTCGGGTGCGCCATTATCCACAACCCCAGATTTTTATTCCTGGACGAACCCACCGGAGGCGTAGATCCCGTGGCCAGGAGGCAGTTCTGGGACCTGATATACAGATTGTCGGAAAAGGGCGTGACAATTATGGTGACAACGCACTACATGGACGAGGCGGAGCACTGCAATACCATAGGGTTCATACATTATGGCAATCTCCTGGCACTGGACACACCCGGCAACCTGAAAAGACAGAAGATGAGGGGCCACATTGTAGAGATAAAATGCGACAGGCTTATGGATTCCCTTGAGTTGTTAAAGACGGTTCCGTTTGTAATTGATGCGGCCGTATACGGTGCCGGGCTTCATACGGTGGTGGAAGACGCGGGGCGTTATCTGGGGGATATAAGACGGCTACTGGAAGGCGCCGGGATAAATGTGCACAGCGCCAAACACGTGAAACCTTCATTGGAGGATGTGTTTGTCTTTCTGGTGGAGGAAAAGAGCCGGGATAAGGTGTCAACAGAGATAAAATAA
- a CDS encoding ABC transporter ATP-binding protein has translation MEEAIRSSMLTKRFGSVTAVNGLDLLVKKGTIFGLVGPDGAGKTTTIRMLCGILLPDEGEAFVGGYNTVAQGERLKEYIGYMPQRFSLYGDLTVMENLEFYAEIYQVPRQVRREKIKKLLAFSNLTAHVGKLADQLSGGMKQKLALSCNLIHTPAYLFLDEPTTGVDPVARREFWKILFGLKNQGTTIFVSTPYMDEAERCDEVGLMYNGNIMRLDKPENMIMGFERELLSVSVDNIFKARDYAGELPYVEDVYIYGEELHIIADDFKYARDRLVLDFKDKKITTFDIKKISPSLEDVFITSVREMKKGIGGKQGD, from the coding sequence ATGGAAGAGGCCATAAGGTCTTCTATGCTGACGAAGCGTTTTGGCAGCGTCACGGCGGTTAACGGCCTGGACCTTTTGGTAAAAAAAGGGACCATTTTCGGGCTGGTAGGCCCGGATGGGGCGGGCAAGACCACCACTATCAGGATGCTATGCGGAATCCTTTTACCGGATGAAGGGGAAGCCTTTGTAGGAGGATACAATACTGTTGCGCAGGGGGAACGGCTTAAAGAATACATAGGCTACATGCCCCAGCGTTTCAGCCTGTACGGGGATCTTACAGTCATGGAAAACCTGGAGTTTTACGCCGAAATATACCAGGTCCCGCGGCAGGTGAGGAGGGAAAAGATAAAAAAACTTCTCGCCTTCAGCAATTTGACGGCGCATGTCGGAAAACTGGCGGACCAGCTTTCAGGCGGTATGAAGCAGAAACTGGCGCTTTCCTGCAACCTCATTCACACCCCCGCATACCTTTTTCTGGACGAACCCACGACGGGGGTAGACCCGGTGGCCCGGAGGGAGTTCTGGAAAATCCTATTCGGCCTTAAAAATCAGGGCACCACCATATTTGTGAGTACACCTTACATGGACGAGGCGGAAAGGTGCGACGAGGTGGGGCTCATGTATAACGGAAACATAATGCGGCTGGATAAGCCCGAAAACATGATAATGGGTTTTGAAAGAGAATTGCTATCAGTATCCGTAGACAACATTTTTAAGGCCAGGGACTATGCTGGGGAACTGCCGTACGTCGAAGATGTTTACATATACGGCGAGGAACTTCACATTATTGCAGACGATTTTAAGTACGCCAGAGACAGACTGGTATTGGATTTTAAAGATAAAAAAATAACAACGTTTGACATAAAAAAGATTAGCCCTAGCCTCGAAGACGTTTTTATAACAAGTGTCAGAGAAATGAAAAAGGGCATAGGAGGAAAACAGGGTGACTAA
- a CDS encoding HlyD family secretion protein gives MEAAKEKLSLLKEGASEQEIEIARSQAAQAEAAYNLTVSSAEAQMDAKEKELEMAKTQLEQAVTAMKQASDQLGKTVIKSPVDGIVYVKSLNEGEMASIGVPVVEILDTSDTRLDVYVAESDIGLVKLHQKAKIFIDSFPGKVFEGEVIEISSRAEFTPKNIQTKKERVNTVFKVTIKIADTSGVIKPGMPADVQIKID, from the coding sequence ATGGAAGCTGCAAAAGAAAAATTGAGCTTGCTTAAAGAAGGGGCATCTGAACAAGAAATAGAAATAGCCAGAAGCCAGGCAGCTCAAGCAGAGGCAGCTTACAACCTTACGGTATCCTCCGCCGAGGCCCAGATGGACGCAAAGGAGAAAGAACTGGAGATGGCAAAAACCCAGCTGGAGCAGGCAGTGACTGCCATGAAACAGGCCAGTGACCAGCTGGGCAAAACGGTGATTAAATCCCCGGTTGACGGAATTGTGTATGTAAAGTCCCTGAACGAAGGAGAAATGGCATCTATCGGGGTGCCTGTAGTTGAAATCCTCGATACAAGCGATACTCGCCTTGACGTATATGTGGCGGAATCGGACATAGGGCTTGTCAAACTCCATCAGAAAGCTAAGATTTTCATAGACTCTTTTCCGGGCAAAGTTTTTGAGGGGGAAGTAATCGAAATAAGCTCCAGGGCCGAATTTACACCAAAAAACATCCAGACAAAAAAAGAAAGGGTAAATACAGTGTTCAAAGTTACAATCAAAATAGCAGACACATCCGGTGTCATAAAGCCGGGGATGCCTGCAGATGTGCAGATAAAGATAGACTGA